The nucleotide window CCGGCGCACGCCACGTGGTGATTACCGATGTGAATCCTTATCGGCTTGAACTCGCTAAGAAAGCGGGAATTCCTGTGACCGTGGACGCGAAGAGTACTCGCGTCAAAGAAATCCAGCAGCAGCTTGGCATGAAAGAGGGCTTCGATGTGGGTCTGGAAATGTCCGGCTCACCGGATGCCTTTCGCGAGATGTTGGAGAACATGTGCCACGGAGGCAAGATTGCCATGCTCGGCATTCCCGCCTCGCCCATTAGCATCAACTGGAAGCATGTGATCTTCAATATGCTGACCATCAAAGGCATCTACGGTCGCGAGATGTTTGAAACCTGGTACAAGATGAGTGTCATGCTGGAGTCAGGCTTGGATATCTCTCCGGTCATCACCCATCGCTTCGCCTGGCGTGACTATGAACAGGGCTTTGACGTCATGCGCTCAGGTAATTCGGGCAAGGTGATCCTGGATTGGCGATGAAGTGAGGAAGTGCGCCGTTTCCTGATGACCATGCTGTATGTCCCTGTCATGTTGAGCGGAGCGCCACGATTTCATAGACAGCTAAGAGGATCCGAAGCGCGGAGTCGAAACACCCCGAGAGTGTTTCGATATACATACCGCATCAGTGAATTTTCTCGATGCTGTAGCGGGTGAACAACTGGACGCGGCGATTTGCAAGCACTACGGGACACAGCCTTGTGAGAATTCCCTGGTACAGCATTGATTGCATATGCATTCTCGGGGTGTTTCGACTCCGCGCCGATCAGCATCGAAGGTATAGATTTTTTCCCGGCGCTCCGCTCAACATGACAGTAAGAAACAGTTTGGCAAACACCCGCCGCGTTTGTCCCGTCTATTCGCTAAAATGAGCCGTTGCGCTCAGCGGCGTCTCCTTTGACGATGTGCCCACAAATATCCTGTAATCCCCTGGCACGAGCTCCCATGCGTTCTTGTCTGCGTTGAAGATCGAAAGGTAAAGGGGATCGAGTGTCAAAGAAACCGTCTTTGATTCACCGGCGGCGAGTTGTACTCGTTCCCACGCCACCAGGCGCTTGAAGGGCTCGCTAGCGGCGGAAGGAAAGAACGCGTAGACCTGTGCTACTTCGGTTCCCGCGCGCTGGCCCGTATTCTTTACGCTGAAACTTATTGACCGTTGCTTTCCGTCGGTCTTGAGATCGGAATATTGATATGAGGTATAAGAGAGTCCAAAGCCGAAGGGGAACAGCGGTTGTTTGTTTTCAGCTTCAAACCATTTATAGCCAACTTTAACGCCTTCGGTATAGTTCACATCGAATGGTTTCTTCCCCATGCCGATGCCCACAATCTGAGGATGCGGCAGGTCAGCTTCACTTTTGGCGAAGGTAATGGGGAGTTTGGCCGACGGATTGATATCGCCAAACAATATATTCGTGATCGCCTGTGCACCTGCGATGCCGGGATACCACGCGGCCACGACACCCTTGACTTGATCGAGCCACGGCATAGAGACCGGCCCACCGGTTTCCAGCACCACAATCGTATGCGGATTCGCTGCCGCCACCGCGCTCACCAGTGCATCCTGGTTCTCGGGCAGGGCAAGCGTTGCCGCGTCATGGGCTTCGCGCATGGGTTGATTGACAAAGACAATCGCAACTTGGGAGGCTTTCGCGAGGCTAGCCGCCGCGTCTACATCTTTCCCATCCTTATATTCCACCCTGGTTTCCGGAGCTTTGGCGCGAATGTACTTTAAAGGAGAGGAAGGGAAGTAAACCGGCGGGCCTCCCCACTCGGAGGTGCCGGGCCTCGGATCAACGGCGTTGCCGCCGGGTGGATCTACTTGCGCGGAGCCTCCGCCAGAGAGGACGCCAACATCTGCGTGCGATCCAATCACGGCGATAGATTGAGTGTGGGTTGCGCTCAATGGCAATTCATTCTCTGCATTCTTCAGCAACACAATGCACTCTTCCGCAATATGTTGAGCATCTTCCAATCCGCGAAAAGGATCTACGACGCGCCGTACCGGCGGATTATCGATCACGCCCACTGCGAACATGCTGCGCAGAATGCGATGCACCATGTCGTTCAGGCGTGCCACGGGAACCCCACCGTTCTCGACAGCCTTTTTTAGTCGGGCGCCGAAGTAGATATCTTCGGGGTTCTCCTGGTCAAGGCCGTTCAGCGCAGCTTTGACCGTGGAATGTGTGCCGCCCCAATCCGATAGCACCCAGCCCTTGAATCCGAAGTCTTTCTTCAGCACTTGATTCAGCGTGTAGTCGTTCTCACAGGAGTAGTCACCGTTGATCTTGTTATATGCACACATGACGCCGGCGGGCTGCGCGATGCCCAAGGCGATCTGGAAGGCCAGCAGATCGGTTTCGCGCATAGCGCGTCGGTCAACAACTGCGTTCAGGATGTCGCGGCCGGTTTCCTGGTCATTGAGCGCGTAATGTTTGATGTCGCCCATGACCTGCTGCGCCTGAACGCCTTTCATCACCTGGCCGACCATGGTCCCGGCCAGAATTGGGTCTTCACCGGCGTATTCGAAGTTGCGTCCGTTGCGCGGCTCGCGGGCAAGATCCACGCCGCCGCCAATGGACATGTTGTAACCCTGATCGCGCAGCTCTCTGCCGATAACTGAACCATAGAGAAAGGCGCCCTGAGGATCCCAACTCGCGGCTGCGCCCAGCACAGAGGGCAGAAGCGTGGAGTAACGGCTCTGTAGAGCACCCAGCCTGGCGCCCACGGCCGAATCGGCCATGTTGATATCGGGA belongs to Terriglobales bacterium and includes:
- a CDS encoding glycoside hydrolase family 3 C-terminal domain-containing protein, whose product is MGLRKLSRRLLISSIFAVLMIAATAQVSGQAKTDQSKTTAPWMNRNLSPDQRADLVIEQMTLDEKIQLVHGTGWGVLKEGSPVPPRSNLGAGFIAGIDRLGIPDINMADSAVGARLGALQSRYSTLLPSVLGAAASWDPQGAFLYGSVIGRELRDQGYNMSIGGGVDLAREPRNGRNFEYAGEDPILAGTMVGQVMKGVQAQQVMGDIKHYALNDQETGRDILNAVVDRRAMRETDLLAFQIALGIAQPAGVMCAYNKINGDYSCENDYTLNQVLKKDFGFKGWVLSDWGGTHSTVKAALNGLDQENPEDIYFGARLKKAVENGGVPVARLNDMVHRILRSMFAVGVIDNPPVRRVVDPFRGLEDAQHIAEECIVLLKNAENELPLSATHTQSIAVIGSHADVGVLSGGGSAQVDPPGGNAVDPRPGTSEWGGPPVYFPSSPLKYIRAKAPETRVEYKDGKDVDAAASLAKASQVAIVFVNQPMREAHDAATLALPENQDALVSAVAAANPHTIVVLETGGPVSMPWLDQVKGVVAAWYPGIAGAQAITNILFGDINPSAKLPITFAKSEADLPHPQIVGIGMGKKPFDVNYTEGVKVGYKWFEAENKQPLFPFGFGLSYTSYQYSDLKTDGKQRSISFSVKNTGQRAGTEVAQVYAFFPSAASEPFKRLVAWERVQLAAGESKTVSLTLDPLYLSIFNADKNAWELVPGDYRIFVGTSSKETPLSATAHFSE